The following proteins are encoded in a genomic region of Pseudomonas sp. Os17:
- a CDS encoding universal stress protein, producing the protein MQSIRSILVVIDPTPGESLALKRAKLIAGVTQAHLHLLVCDRKHEHSALLSVLKSSLISEGYSVTTEQAWNESLHETIIDVQQAEGCGLVIKQHVHENPLKKVLLTPADWKLLRYCPTPVLLVKTATPWAGGVVMAAIDVGNMDGEHRTLHASIVDHGFDIASLAKAHLHVISAHPSPMLSAADPVFQLKETIEKRYREACKAFQAEFEIDDAHLHIEEGPADVLIPHMAHKLGAVLTIIGTVARTGLSGALIGNTAEVVLDSLDSDVLVLKPADIMDHLEEMAAKA; encoded by the coding sequence ATGCAAAGTATCCGCAGCATCCTGGTGGTCATCGATCCCACGCCTGGCGAAAGTCTCGCCCTCAAGCGCGCCAAGCTGATTGCCGGGGTCACCCAGGCCCATCTGCACCTGCTGGTCTGCGACAGGAAGCACGAGCATTCGGCGCTGCTCAGCGTGCTCAAGAGCAGCCTGATCAGCGAAGGCTACAGCGTCACCACCGAGCAGGCGTGGAACGAGAGCCTGCATGAAACCATCATCGACGTGCAGCAAGCCGAAGGCTGCGGCCTGGTGATCAAGCAGCACGTTCATGAAAACCCGCTGAAGAAGGTCCTGCTGACCCCGGCGGACTGGAAGCTGCTGCGCTACTGCCCGACCCCGGTGCTGCTGGTCAAGACCGCCACCCCCTGGGCCGGCGGCGTGGTCATGGCGGCCATCGACGTTGGCAACATGGACGGCGAGCACCGCACGCTGCATGCCAGCATCGTCGACCATGGCTTCGACATCGCCAGCCTGGCCAAGGCCCATCTGCACGTGATCAGCGCCCACCCGTCACCGATGCTCTCGGCCGCCGATCCGGTGTTCCAGCTCAAGGAAACCATCGAGAAGCGCTATCGCGAAGCGTGCAAGGCGTTCCAGGCCGAGTTCGAGATCGACGACGCTCACCTGCACATCGAGGAAGGTCCGGCGGATGTGCTGATTCCCCATATGGCCCACAAGCTGGGGGCCGTGCTGACCATCATCGGCACCGTGGCCCGCACCGGGCTGTCGGGGGCCTTGATCGGCAACACCGCCGAGGTGGTGCTCGACTCCCTGGACAGCGACGTGCTGGTGCTCAAGCCGGCGGACATCATGGATCACCTGGAAGAAATGGCGGCCAAGGCCTGA
- a CDS encoding tRNA-(ms[2]io[6]A)-hydroxylase, with the protein MNLPEIHDFLGCRTPDAWVQAALADQETLLIDHKNCEFKAASTALSLIAKYHSHVDLINMMSRLAREELVHHEQVMRLMKRRKVELRQLHAGRYASGLRKVVRSHEPVKLVDTLVVGAFIEARSCERFEALVPHLDEELGKFYFGLLKSEARHYQGYLKLAYQYGDAKDIAQVIDKVRAAEQELIESPDPEFRFHSGVPAW; encoded by the coding sequence ATGAACCTCCCGGAAATTCATGACTTCCTCGGCTGTCGGACCCCCGACGCCTGGGTCCAGGCGGCCCTGGCCGATCAGGAAACCCTGCTGATCGACCACAAGAACTGCGAGTTCAAGGCCGCCAGCACCGCCCTGAGCCTGATCGCCAAGTACCACTCCCATGTCGACCTGATCAACATGATGTCGCGCCTGGCCCGGGAAGAGCTGGTGCACCACGAGCAGGTCATGCGCCTGATGAAGAGACGCAAGGTCGAACTGCGCCAGTTGCACGCCGGGCGCTATGCCTCCGGCCTGCGCAAGGTGGTGCGCAGCCACGAGCCGGTGAAGCTGGTGGACACCCTGGTGGTCGGCGCCTTCATCGAAGCCCGCAGTTGTGAGCGCTTCGAAGCCCTGGTGCCGCACCTGGACGAAGAACTGGGCAAGTTCTACTTCGGCCTGCTCAAAAGCGAGGCCCGGCACTACCAGGGCTACCTGAAGCTGGCCTATCAGTACGGCGACGCCAAGGATATCGCCCAGGTGATCGACAAGGTGCGGGCTGCCGAGCAGGAACTGATCGAGTCCCCGGACCCGGAGTTCCGCTTCCACAGTGGCGTGCCGGCCTGGTAA
- a CDS encoding winged helix-turn-helix domain-containing protein has protein sequence MDNLGLGKVLLVEDDEKLAGLIANFLSQHGFEVLTVHRGDVALAAYLEFKPKLVVLDLMLPGQSGLHVCREIRAMADTPIVILTAKEDDLDHILGLESGADDYVIKPIKPAVLLARLRALQRRQVPESSASRGALEFGVLSIDRSSREVRLSGDPIELTTMEFELLWLLASAAGKTLSRDDILNRMRGIEFDGLNRSVDVYISKLRGKLKDNPREPVCIKTVWGKGYLFNPFAWEA, from the coding sequence ATGGATAACCTGGGGCTTGGCAAGGTCCTGCTGGTGGAAGATGACGAGAAGCTCGCCGGGCTGATTGCCAATTTCCTGTCCCAGCATGGCTTTGAAGTGTTGACGGTGCACCGGGGCGATGTGGCCTTGGCGGCGTATCTCGAATTCAAACCGAAACTGGTGGTGCTCGACCTGATGTTGCCGGGTCAGAGCGGCCTGCACGTGTGCCGGGAAATCCGCGCCATGGCCGATACCCCGATCGTCATCCTCACCGCCAAGGAAGACGATCTGGACCACATCCTCGGCCTGGAATCCGGCGCCGACGATTACGTGATCAAACCCATCAAGCCGGCGGTGCTGCTGGCGCGCCTGCGAGCCCTGCAACGGCGCCAGGTGCCGGAGTCGAGCGCCTCGCGCGGCGCCCTGGAGTTCGGCGTGCTGAGCATCGACCGCAGCAGTCGCGAGGTGCGCCTGTCCGGCGATCCGATCGAACTGACCACCATGGAGTTCGAGCTGCTGTGGCTGCTGGCCAGCGCGGCGGGCAAGACCCTGTCCCGGGATGACATTCTCAATCGCATGCGCGGCATCGAGTTCGACGGCCTGAACCGCAGCGTCGACGTCTACATCAGCAAGTTGCGCGGCAAGCTCAAGGACAATCCGCGCGAGCCGGTGTGCATCAAGACCGTGTGGGGCAAGGGCTACCTGTTCAATCCATTCGCCTGGGAGGCTTGA
- a CDS encoding ATP-binding protein, which produces MLRLFLGLYLFLALGFAGAMTAVQHIFLNYLAVDLIEAYNRDAVRGPAYSLSEQLRPFDEAGRKHQLELLKPHYGLALKLVQAGELDLNERERALLSSNQLVVRDDFNQFISSIDGGSQLLSIKLPEDPPLTLLYNIAAYALLGTLLAIVLYFWVRPHWRDLERLRLAAERFGGNDLSTRLHLSRRSNIRDLAQHFNRMAARIEGLIANQRELTNAVSHELRTPIARLSFELDQLQQQPDPDENRELIADMYADLGELEEMVSELLSYASLEHGAASISREDIQAQNWLDSVVGSVALEAEAAGVQLLIRCCQVDYVRIEPRFMARAVINLLRNAIRYADRRVEVSLVRLEQGYEVRVNDDGPGVPVDGREKIFEPFSRLDASRDRRTGGFGLGLALVRRVCQWHGGKVEVLDSEWGGASFRMTWAHVD; this is translated from the coding sequence ATGCTGCGGCTGTTTCTGGGGCTTTACCTGTTCCTGGCCCTTGGCTTTGCCGGGGCCATGACCGCGGTGCAACACATCTTCCTCAATTACCTGGCGGTCGACCTGATCGAGGCCTACAACCGCGACGCGGTGCGCGGGCCGGCCTACAGCCTCAGTGAGCAACTGCGGCCCTTCGACGAGGCCGGACGCAAGCACCAGTTGGAGTTGCTCAAGCCCCATTACGGGCTGGCGCTCAAGCTGGTGCAGGCCGGCGAGCTGGACCTCAACGAGCGCGAGCGGGCGCTGCTGAGCTCCAACCAGCTGGTGGTCCGGGATGATTTCAACCAGTTCATCTCCAGCATCGACGGCGGCTCCCAGCTGCTGAGCATCAAGCTGCCGGAAGACCCGCCGCTGACCCTGCTCTACAACATCGCCGCCTATGCCTTGCTCGGCACCTTGCTGGCCATCGTCCTGTACTTCTGGGTCCGTCCGCACTGGCGCGACCTGGAGCGCCTGCGCCTGGCCGCCGAGCGCTTTGGCGGCAATGACCTGAGCACCCGTCTGCACCTGTCACGGCGCTCGAACATCCGCGACCTGGCCCAGCACTTCAACCGCATGGCGGCGCGCATCGAGGGCCTGATCGCCAATCAGCGCGAGTTGACCAATGCGGTGTCCCACGAGTTGCGCACGCCCATTGCCCGGTTGTCCTTCGAGCTGGACCAGTTGCAGCAGCAGCCCGATCCGGATGAAAACCGCGAACTGATCGCCGACATGTACGCCGACCTTGGCGAACTGGAGGAAATGGTCTCCGAGCTGCTGTCCTATGCCAGCCTGGAGCACGGCGCGGCCTCGATCAGTCGCGAAGACATCCAGGCCCAGAACTGGCTCGACAGCGTGGTCGGCAGCGTGGCCCTGGAGGCCGAGGCCGCCGGGGTGCAGCTGCTGATCCGCTGCTGCCAGGTGGACTACGTGCGCATCGAGCCGCGCTTCATGGCCCGGGCGGTGATCAACCTGCTGCGCAATGCCATCCGCTACGCCGACCGGCGAGTGGAGGTGTCCCTGGTACGCCTGGAGCAGGGCTACGAAGTGCGGGTCAACGATGACGGTCCCGGAGTGCCGGTGGACGGGCGGGAAAAGATCTTCGAACCGTTTTCCCGCCTCGATGCCAGTCGTGACCGGCGCACCGGCGGTTTCGGCCTGGGCCTGGCGCTGGTGCGCCGGGTCTGTCAGTGGCATGGCGGCAAGGTCGAGGTGCTGGATTCGGAATGGGGCGGGGCTTCGTTCCGCATGACCTGGGCGCATGTGGATTGA
- a CDS encoding MipA/OmpV family protein — protein sequence MKTLKRTTSVTLLAGTLGLIGASPALHAEDWKFSVRGGAASVPRYSGSDERSIAPILGGEIVSPYGFFLSTETGLGWGNEWGGLSFSTWVGASDERRDKNHMGQGSKRLKGMGEIKSRAQFGAHLGYDLGPFELGATVTHAQKKNDDRDTGSAYSLLQLSIASTLYEGSLGSLDASLSSLYGNADYMQTWYGVSSTQAANSRFSAYRAKGGLVSSGGDLTWSLPLNEQTKLSTQLSMQYLSKEAGNSPIVDRRLQTVLGTQIEYSF from the coding sequence ATGAAAACCCTGAAACGCACCACCTCCGTCACCCTCCTGGCCGGCACCCTGGGTTTGATCGGGGCGTCCCCCGCCTTGCACGCCGAGGACTGGAAGTTCAGCGTGCGCGGTGGTGCGGCCAGCGTGCCGCGCTACAGCGGCAGTGACGAACGCAGCATCGCGCCGATTCTCGGCGGCGAGATCGTCAGCCCCTACGGCTTCTTCCTGAGTACCGAAACGGGCCTGGGCTGGGGCAACGAATGGGGCGGCCTGTCCTTCAGCACCTGGGTCGGCGCCAGTGACGAGCGACGCGACAAGAACCACATGGGCCAGGGCTCCAAGCGCCTCAAGGGCATGGGCGAAATCAAGTCCCGGGCCCAGTTCGGCGCTCACCTGGGCTACGACCTGGGGCCGTTCGAGCTGGGGGCCACCGTGACTCACGCGCAGAAGAAAAATGACGATCGCGACACCGGCTCGGCCTACAGCCTGCTGCAACTGAGCATCGCCAGCACCCTGTACGAGGGCAGCCTGGGCAGCCTCGACGCCAGCCTCAGTAGCCTGTACGGCAACGCCGACTACATGCAGACCTGGTATGGCGTGAGCAGCACCCAGGCAGCCAACAGCCGCTTCAGCGCTTACCGCGCCAAGGGCGGCCTGGTGAGCAGCGGCGGCGACCTGACCTGGAGCCTGCCGCTCAATGAGCAGACCAAGCTCTCGACCCAGCTGTCGATGCAGTACCTGAGCAAGGAAGCCGGCAACAGCCCGATCGTCGACCGGCGCCTGCAGACGGTGCTGGGCACCCAGATCGAATACAGCTTTTGA
- a CDS encoding serine hydrolase domain-containing protein codes for MSPKLLHLPLLGVLLGSLGCNGQPPAPPTIGRGDYASIIGYLKQYIPREMAEHRVPGLSIALVDGQELIWARGFGFADQARGLQVTENTAFRAGALSQLLTATAVMQLVEQGRLQLDAPLQDSLREFYVRSRFHQDQNVADQAVTLRRLLSHQSGLPTEYLRDRYTTQPLGELPGKVSGVWLTHCPGTQTAYSNLGYALLGAAIERSSGLDFERQLQKSLLRPLGMSQSSFLGTSQAQPYRARGYVDGVGSADEPLRDLSATGLWSSPRDLSRFVRMLFAQGHYKDRQVLSPASIREMGRAQNNGNPLDFDCQVGLGWYLSPCGEEWVRPGIRTWQHSAVGSDFQARVSVLPEQQLAVIVMSNSGSGEAVAKPLVPKVLRMLLQAHGAPAGQKRDGAQPQERVTARRRVPEAADRQHLAGFYATAWGVLRIRDQDQRLFGELAGKRFELLRDEQGWLRAQKKFLGVWLQDLGDLGRVQLDLVNVQGRRVFTARRHGQLLAMGERVDPVPLPDNWLATVGTYQALNEDSAAPISDISIAVEDGFLMIRSLQQGRVLTDYILAPLDNAHAVIAGQGPGLGDTVRRQINGISVLGYSFKRSYTHHYLRF; via the coding sequence ATGTCTCCCAAACTTCTTCACCTGCCATTGCTGGGCGTGCTCCTGGGCAGCCTGGGCTGCAATGGCCAACCCCCTGCGCCGCCGACCATCGGCCGCGGCGACTACGCCAGCATCATCGGTTACCTGAAGCAGTACATCCCCCGGGAAATGGCCGAGCATCGGGTGCCGGGGCTGTCCATCGCCCTGGTGGACGGTCAGGAGCTGATCTGGGCGCGGGGTTTCGGTTTTGCCGACCAGGCCCGCGGCCTGCAAGTGACGGAAAACACCGCGTTTCGGGCCGGGGCCCTGTCGCAGTTGCTGACCGCCACCGCCGTCATGCAGCTGGTGGAACAGGGCCGCCTGCAACTGGACGCGCCCCTGCAGGACAGCCTGCGGGAATTCTACGTCCGCTCGCGCTTTCACCAGGACCAGAACGTCGCCGACCAGGCCGTGACCCTGCGCCGTCTGCTCAGCCACCAGTCCGGCCTGCCCACCGAATACCTGCGCGACCGTTACACCACCCAGCCCCTGGGCGAGCTGCCGGGCAAGGTCAGCGGCGTCTGGCTGACCCATTGCCCCGGCACCCAGACCGCCTACTCCAACCTGGGCTACGCCCTGTTGGGCGCGGCGATCGAGCGCAGCAGCGGTCTGGACTTCGAGCGCCAGTTGCAGAAAAGCCTGCTGCGCCCGCTGGGCATGAGCCAGTCGAGCTTCCTCGGCACCAGCCAGGCCCAGCCCTACCGCGCCCGGGGCTATGTCGACGGGGTCGGCAGCGCCGACGAACCGCTGCGCGACCTGTCCGCCACAGGCCTGTGGAGTAGCCCGCGGGACCTGAGCCGCTTTGTGCGGATGCTGTTTGCCCAGGGCCACTACAAGGACCGCCAGGTGCTGTCCCCGGCCTCGATCAGGGAAATGGGGCGGGCGCAGAACAACGGCAACCCGCTGGATTTCGATTGCCAGGTGGGCCTGGGCTGGTACCTCTCGCCCTGTGGCGAGGAGTGGGTCCGCCCGGGGATCCGCACCTGGCAGCACAGCGCGGTGGGCAGCGACTTCCAGGCCCGGGTCAGTGTGCTGCCGGAGCAGCAGCTGGCAGTGATCGTGATGAGCAATTCCGGCTCCGGTGAGGCCGTGGCCAAGCCGCTGGTGCCCAAGGTGCTGCGCATGCTGCTGCAGGCCCACGGTGCCCCCGCGGGCCAGAAGCGCGACGGCGCCCAGCCCCAGGAGCGGGTCACCGCGCGGCGCCGGGTTCCGGAAGCCGCCGACCGCCAGCACCTGGCGGGTTTCTATGCCACCGCCTGGGGCGTATTGCGCATTCGTGATCAGGACCAGCGGCTGTTCGGCGAACTGGCCGGCAAGCGCTTCGAACTGCTGCGCGACGAACAAGGCTGGCTGCGGGCCCAGAAAAAATTCCTCGGCGTATGGCTGCAGGACCTGGGTGACCTCGGCCGGGTGCAGCTGGACCTGGTGAACGTCCAGGGGCGCCGGGTGTTCACCGCCCGGCGTCACGGCCAGCTGCTGGCCATGGGCGAACGCGTCGATCCGGTTCCCCTGCCCGACAACTGGCTGGCCACGGTGGGCACCTACCAGGCCCTCAACGAGGACTCGGCCGCCCCCATCAGCGACATCAGCATCGCCGTGGAAGACGGCTTCCTGATGATCCGCAGCCTGCAACAGGGCCGCGTGCTCACCGATTACATCTTGGCCCCGCTGGACAACGCCCACGCCGTCATCGCCGGCCAGGGCCCGGGCCTGGGCGATACGGTGCGCCGCCAGATCAATGGCATCAGCGTCCTGGGCTACTCATTCAAGCGTTCCTACACCCACCACTACCTGAGGTTCTAA
- a CDS encoding GNAT family N-acetyltransferase — translation MSSTALDILAQPPFPAQQGQYWIDALSDGSHVLIRPLRPQDRDREKAFIENLSPVTRHQRFLGEVKEVGDQLLDQLMDVGTPQRVAYVALVHDNGELREIGISRYAQVDDQPWRCEFAVTIADQWQGKGLGALLMQHLIDEARANGFQQLYSVDSAANYSMRRLAKQLGMRSSIDPDDATQVIHSLAL, via the coding sequence ATGTCCAGCACTGCTCTCGATATCCTCGCCCAACCGCCCTTTCCGGCCCAGCAAGGCCAATACTGGATCGACGCCCTGAGTGACGGCAGCCATGTGCTGATCCGCCCGCTGCGCCCCCAGGACCGGGATCGGGAAAAGGCCTTTATCGAAAACCTCTCCCCCGTCACCCGGCACCAGCGCTTTCTCGGTGAGGTCAAGGAAGTCGGCGATCAGTTGCTGGATCAGCTGATGGACGTCGGCACCCCGCAACGGGTGGCCTACGTGGCCCTGGTCCACGACAACGGCGAACTGCGGGAAATCGGCATCAGTCGCTATGCCCAGGTCGACGACCAGCCCTGGCGCTGCGAGTTCGCCGTGACCATTGCCGACCAATGGCAAGGCAAGGGCCTCGGCGCGCTGCTGATGCAGCACCTGATCGACGAAGCCCGCGCCAATGGCTTCCAGCAACTGTATTCGGTGGACAGCGCCGCCAACTACAGCATGCGCCGCCTGGCCAAACAGCTGGGCATGCGCAGCAGCATCGACCCTGACGATGCGACCCAGGTGATCCACAGCCTGGCCCTGTAA
- a CDS encoding HD domain-containing protein, which yields MSSLERAIAIAAQAHAGQVDKGGAPYILHPLRVMLGLQRPEERIVAVLHDVLEDSAVTLEQLRGEGFSAAVLAALSALTKVEGEDYPAFIRRAAANPLARRVKLADLADNSDLSRIPEPGAEDLRRLEKYRQAMHYLNSLAAD from the coding sequence ATGAGCAGCCTGGAGCGGGCGATCGCCATCGCCGCCCAGGCCCATGCCGGGCAGGTCGACAAGGGCGGTGCGCCCTACATCCTGCATCCGCTGCGGGTCATGCTGGGTCTGCAGCGGCCCGAGGAGCGCATTGTCGCGGTGCTGCACGATGTGCTGGAGGACAGCGCGGTGACCCTGGAGCAACTGCGCGGCGAAGGTTTTTCCGCGGCGGTGCTGGCGGCGCTGTCGGCCTTGACCAAGGTCGAGGGGGAGGATTACCCGGCCTTCATCCGGCGCGCGGCGGCCAATCCCCTGGCTCGCCGGGTCAAGCTTGCGGACCTGGCGGATAACAGCGACCTGTCGCGAATTCCCGAACCGGGCGCCGAAGACCTCCGGCGCCTGGAAAAGTACCGCCAGGCCATGCACTACCTGAACTCACTGGCGGCGGACTGA
- a CDS encoding amidase, with protein sequence MSLPNSRHVALHQLSIEALLQGFASLQFTPVDLLQAVLAQIERHEPQLNALCERQDQAALLAAQASTARWAAGQPLGRLDGIPILVKDNHDIRGWRTRNGSRALAERAALPHDSSLVARLREAGAIFIAKTTLPELGSTPLTDSPLTGVTRNPWNLALHAGGSSGGSTAGVAAGYAPAATGNDAAGSIRTPSSFCGVIGFKPSHGLVSACPSIDPGGMPAEGPIARHVRDIALLMELMSQHEPGEPFAWSHGPTDFLAAIEDGVSGLRIAFSADLGYAAHVDPQIAAACLSAAQLLQQAGATLVLASPDIGNPAPNYLRAWPVEVACAVTQEIPGENRHLVGDFLQQAQVRARQLNALDYACAVQERHQVAQRLHGFLGEYDLLLTPTAVVEPFAVERQMPPDWPEHVSAMWQPTTFPFNFSRQPALSMPCGLSAAGLPMGLQIVARFGRDALVLRAARALEKLLPAGVFSHPAGLLDAPGRELH encoded by the coding sequence ATGTCGTTACCCAATTCCCGTCACGTGGCCCTGCACCAGCTGTCGATCGAGGCGCTGCTGCAAGGCTTCGCCAGCTTGCAGTTCACCCCGGTGGACCTGCTGCAGGCCGTCCTGGCACAGATCGAGCGCCACGAGCCGCAGCTCAACGCCCTGTGTGAACGCCAGGATCAGGCCGCGCTGCTGGCCGCCCAGGCGTCCACCGCGCGCTGGGCCGCCGGGCAGCCGCTGGGCCGGCTCGACGGCATTCCGATTCTGGTCAAGGACAACCACGACATTCGCGGCTGGCGCACCCGCAACGGCTCCAGAGCCCTGGCCGAGCGTGCGGCGCTGCCCCACGACTCATCCCTGGTGGCACGCCTGCGCGAGGCCGGGGCGATCTTCATCGCCAAGACCACCCTGCCCGAGCTGGGCAGCACGCCGCTGACCGACAGCCCCCTGACCGGAGTCACCCGCAACCCGTGGAACCTGGCCCTGCATGCCGGTGGCAGCAGTGGCGGCAGCACCGCGGGGGTCGCCGCCGGCTATGCCCCGGCGGCCACCGGCAACGATGCCGCCGGATCGATCCGCACCCCGTCGAGCTTCTGCGGGGTCATAGGTTTCAAGCCCAGCCACGGGCTGGTGTCCGCCTGCCCGAGCATCGACCCCGGCGGCATGCCGGCCGAAGGGCCGATTGCCCGCCACGTGCGCGACATCGCCTTGCTGATGGAACTCATGAGCCAGCATGAACCCGGCGAACCCTTTGCCTGGTCCCATGGCCCGACGGATTTTCTCGCTGCCATCGAGGACGGTGTCAGCGGCCTGCGCATCGCCTTCAGCGCCGACCTGGGCTACGCCGCCCACGTCGACCCGCAGATCGCCGCGGCCTGCCTGAGCGCCGCCCAGCTGCTGCAACAGGCCGGCGCGACCCTGGTCCTGGCCTCGCCAGACATCGGCAACCCGGCGCCGAACTACCTGCGGGCCTGGCCGGTGGAAGTGGCGTGCGCGGTGACCCAGGAAATACCCGGGGAAAACCGCCACCTGGTCGGCGACTTTCTGCAGCAGGCTCAGGTCCGGGCACGCCAGCTCAACGCCCTGGACTACGCCTGCGCGGTGCAGGAACGGCATCAGGTAGCCCAGCGACTGCACGGGTTTCTCGGTGAATACGACCTGCTGCTGACCCCCACCGCGGTGGTCGAGCCGTTCGCCGTGGAGCGCCAGATGCCGCCGGACTGGCCGGAACACGTCAGCGCCATGTGGCAGCCGACCACCTTTCCCTTCAATTTCAGCCGCCAGCCGGCGCTGAGCATGCCCTGCGGCCTGAGCGCCGCCGGCCTGCCCATGGGCCTGCAGATCGTCGCCCGCTTCGGCCGCGACGCTCTGGTCCTGCGGGCCGCCCGGGCCCTGGAAAAACTGCTGCCTGCGGGAGTGTTCAGCCACCCCGCCGGGCTGCTCGACGCCCCCGGGCGCGAATTGCACTGA
- a CDS encoding polyamine ABC transporter substrate-binding protein has protein sequence MKLLHTALTRLALSCSLSALALSASFSAHAAPERTVNIFNWSEYIAPNTIKDFQASTGIKVKYDIFESNEVLEAKLLTGNSGYDVVVPSSGFVSKQIAAGAFQPLDRAQLPNWKNLDSAVMKLLAQSDPGNRYVIPYMWGTNLIGYNRDKVQELLGSEAPVNSWDLVFKEENLKKLSQCGVTFLDSPAEMLPLALHYLGLDPNSQNPEDYRKAEALLLKLRPYVRYFHSAKWMGDIANGNICVAVGYSGGFLQAANRSNEAKNGVHIEMRIPKEGTLVWFDTVAIPAGAKHVDTAHAVLNYLMEPKVIASISNYVGYPNGITDSKPFIQQSLLDNPDLFPSAATMTRLFPLAPLPAKAERVRTRTWVKVTSGR, from the coding sequence ATGAAATTGCTGCATACCGCCCTCACCCGCCTGGCCCTGAGCTGCTCCCTGAGCGCCCTGGCCCTGAGCGCCAGCTTCAGCGCCCACGCCGCCCCCGAGCGCACGGTGAACATCTTCAACTGGTCGGAGTACATCGCTCCCAACACCATCAAGGATTTCCAGGCCAGCACCGGGATCAAGGTCAAGTACGACATCTTCGAAAGCAACGAAGTGCTGGAAGCCAAGCTGCTGACCGGCAACAGCGGCTATGACGTGGTGGTGCCTTCCAGCGGTTTCGTCAGCAAGCAGATCGCCGCGGGGGCGTTCCAGCCCCTGGACCGCGCGCAACTGCCGAACTGGAAGAACCTCGACTCGGCGGTGATGAAGCTGCTGGCCCAGAGCGATCCGGGCAACCGCTACGTGATTCCCTACATGTGGGGCACCAACCTGATCGGCTACAACCGCGACAAGGTCCAGGAACTGCTGGGCAGCGAGGCGCCAGTCAACAGCTGGGACCTGGTGTTCAAGGAAGAGAACCTGAAGAAGCTCAGCCAGTGCGGCGTGACCTTCCTCGACTCGCCGGCCGAAATGCTGCCTCTGGCCCTGCACTACCTGGGCCTGGACCCCAACAGCCAGAACCCCGAGGACTACCGCAAGGCCGAGGCCCTGCTGCTCAAGCTGCGTCCTTACGTGCGCTACTTCCACAGCGCCAAGTGGATGGGCGACATCGCCAACGGCAACATCTGCGTGGCCGTGGGCTACTCCGGCGGCTTCCTGCAGGCGGCCAACCGCTCCAACGAGGCCAAGAACGGCGTGCACATCGAAATGCGCATTCCCAAGGAAGGCACCCTGGTGTGGTTCGACACCGTGGCCATTCCCGCCGGCGCCAAGCACGTGGACACCGCCCACGCGGTCCTCAATTACCTGATGGAGCCCAAGGTCATCGCCTCCATCAGCAACTATGTCGGCTACCCCAATGGCATCACCGACTCCAAACCCTTCATCCAGCAGTCGCTGCTGGACAACCCGGACCTGTTCCCCAGCGCCGCGACCATGACCCGCCTGTTTCCCCTGGCACCGCTGCCGGCCAAGGCCGAACGCGTCCGCACCCGCACCTGGGTCAAGGTCACCAGTGGCCGCTGA